The following proteins come from a genomic window of Microbacterium lemovicicum:
- a CDS encoding alpha/beta fold hydrolase: protein MVQIDYRDEGPSDGPVVVLLHGYPDIPATWDAVIGMLPPGLRIIRPSLRGVGSSKTLDQRARSGQVAALASDVLELLHALDVRDVVLVGHDWGARAAHAAAALEPELFRGLVTLSTAYGDGRGLTAEQSLADASVAWYRYWLCTDRGAAAFRADPAALTRWAWRHWSPSVELTDSDLEAILTATDTEEFADDVVHYYRHGAGAADGAPVYAETQARLDAWPRIRVPATFLIGTADGCETLAPARANGHLFDGERTLIELDGVGHFIQREQPRAVVDAVVSHLGAPHAD, encoded by the coding sequence ATGGTGCAGATCGACTATCGCGACGAGGGACCGTCCGACGGGCCCGTCGTCGTCCTCCTGCACGGGTATCCCGACATCCCGGCGACCTGGGATGCCGTCATCGGGATGCTGCCGCCGGGGCTCCGCATCATCCGTCCCTCTCTGCGCGGCGTCGGGTCGAGCAAGACCCTCGATCAGCGCGCTCGATCCGGTCAGGTCGCCGCTCTGGCATCCGACGTGCTGGAGCTCCTCCACGCGCTCGACGTTCGCGACGTCGTGCTCGTCGGACACGACTGGGGAGCTCGTGCGGCGCATGCGGCCGCCGCGCTCGAGCCGGAGCTTTTCCGCGGGCTCGTCACCCTCTCGACCGCCTACGGCGATGGTCGCGGACTCACGGCCGAGCAGTCGCTGGCCGACGCCTCCGTCGCCTGGTACCGCTACTGGCTCTGCACCGACCGCGGGGCCGCCGCGTTCCGCGCCGACCCGGCGGCTCTGACACGGTGGGCATGGCGGCACTGGTCGCCGTCGGTGGAGCTGACGGACAGCGACCTCGAGGCGATCCTCACCGCGACCGACACGGAGGAGTTCGCCGACGACGTCGTGCACTACTACCGGCACGGCGCCGGCGCGGCCGACGGAGCCCCGGTCTACGCGGAGACGCAGGCGCGCCTGGACGCGTGGCCTCGGATCCGCGTGCCCGCGACGTTCCTCATCGGCACGGCGGACGGATGCGAGACGCTGGCGCCCGCCCGCGCGAACGGGCATCTCTTCGACGGCGAGCGGACGCTGATCGAACTCGACGGTGTCGGCCACTTCATCCAACGCGAGCAGCCGCGCGCCGTGGTCGACGCTGTGGTGTCGCACCTGGGTGCGCCTCACGCCGATTGA
- a CDS encoding DUF2231 domain-containing protein codes for MFDTFFGLPLHPLVVHATEVIVPLAALLVLLTAAWPRFRRWGAYLTAGTALVAVALVPISKESGERLEARVGENALIDAHSELADGLLPWTVGLLVVAAALLWWNLRERRARASSDDARASRRANLRWVPVTLLVAAVVVAGGTTVDAVLIGHSGATAVWSGDMG; via the coding sequence ATGTTCGACACCTTCTTCGGACTCCCGCTGCACCCTCTCGTCGTTCACGCGACCGAGGTGATCGTGCCGCTCGCCGCTCTCCTGGTCCTCCTCACCGCAGCCTGGCCTCGGTTCCGTCGATGGGGCGCCTACCTCACCGCAGGCACGGCGCTGGTCGCCGTCGCGCTCGTGCCCATCTCGAAGGAGTCGGGGGAGCGGCTGGAGGCTCGCGTCGGCGAGAATGCGCTGATCGACGCCCACTCCGAGCTCGCGGACGGACTGCTTCCGTGGACGGTCGGACTGCTCGTCGTCGCGGCCGCGCTCCTCTGGTGGAACCTCCGCGAGCGTCGCGCGCGAGCCTCATCCGACGACGCGCGCGCGTCGAGGCGCGCGAACCTGCGATGGGTGCCCGTCACCCTGCTGGTCGCGGCGGTCGTCGTCGCCGGCGGGACCACGGTGGATGCGGTCCTCATCGGTCACAGCGGCGCAACCGCGGTGTGGTCCGGCGACATGGGGTGA
- a CDS encoding VIT1/CCC1 transporter family protein produces the protein MSFPVEPHNSDLTGRLNWLRAGVLGANDGIVSVAALVVGVAGATTATPALLTAGVAGLVGGAISMALGEYVSVSSQSDSQRALIAKERIELAEDPEGELDELTGLWEARGLTPSTARLVATELTSKDPLAAHLDAELGLSEDSVASPLAAAGASALAFTLGAVLPLLAILLPPPELRVPVTFAVVLLALALTGWISARIGGSPVRRPILRIVGGGALALLATFAIGALLGTSGIV, from the coding sequence ATGTCGTTTCCGGTCGAGCCTCACAACAGTGACCTGACGGGGCGGCTGAATTGGCTCCGCGCCGGAGTCCTCGGCGCGAATGACGGCATCGTGTCGGTCGCCGCTCTCGTGGTCGGCGTGGCGGGTGCGACCACGGCCACACCCGCGCTGCTCACCGCCGGTGTCGCCGGTCTCGTCGGCGGCGCGATCTCGATGGCGCTCGGCGAGTACGTCTCCGTGAGCAGCCAGAGCGACAGTCAACGAGCGCTCATCGCGAAGGAGAGGATCGAGCTGGCCGAGGATCCAGAGGGAGAACTCGATGAACTCACCGGCCTTTGGGAAGCGCGCGGACTGACACCTTCCACCGCGCGGCTCGTGGCCACAGAGCTGACGTCGAAGGATCCCCTCGCCGCCCATCTCGACGCCGAGCTCGGCCTCAGCGAGGACAGCGTCGCGAGCCCACTCGCCGCGGCAGGCGCGTCTGCACTCGCCTTCACCCTGGGCGCCGTTCTGCCGTTGCTGGCCATCCTGCTTCCCCCGCCCGAGCTCCGCGTTCCGGTGACCTTCGCGGTCGTCCTGCTCGCCCTCGCGCTCACCGGCTGGATCAGCGCCCGCATCGGCGGCAGCCCCGTCCGACGCCCGATCCTGCGCATCGTCGGCGGAGGAGCACTCGCACTCCTGGCCACCTTCGCCATCGGCGCGCTTCTGGGCACATCCGGGATCGTGTAG
- a CDS encoding VOC family protein, producing MTISIANVGIAVRDIEAAVSFFTDLGLEVGGRDTVSGRWADTAVGLDGNHAKIAVLRPPGGGGELELFEYLHPDAIEREPIRPHEIGMHRVAFAVDDIDEALAVAARHGCFPLRGVATYEDAYKLTYLRGPSDIIVMFAEALHRS from the coding sequence ATGACCATCAGCATCGCGAATGTCGGGATCGCGGTCCGCGACATCGAGGCGGCCGTGTCGTTCTTCACCGATCTCGGACTGGAGGTCGGTGGGCGCGACACCGTCAGCGGCCGGTGGGCCGACACCGCTGTGGGTCTCGACGGCAACCACGCGAAGATCGCCGTCCTCCGGCCACCGGGCGGCGGGGGCGAACTGGAGCTCTTCGAGTACCTTCATCCCGATGCGATCGAGAGGGAGCCGATCCGACCCCACGAGATCGGCATGCACCGGGTCGCCTTCGCCGTCGACGACATCGACGAGGCGCTGGCCGTGGCCGCTCGTCACGGATGCTTCCCGCTGCGCGGTGTCGCGACATACGAAGACGCCTACAAGCTCACGTATCTCCGCGGACCGAGCGACATCATCGTGATGTTCGCCGAGGCACTGCATCGGAGCTGA
- a CDS encoding dihydrofolate reductase family protein: MRTLRYSINVTLDGCCHHEAGLPPDEESMNFWTDEMAHADALIFGRTTYEMMRSAWRRPADGVWPEWMDAAAVAFAEAIDDARKHVVSSTLHEVDWNAGLLGGDLRESVQRLKDQPGGRLWVGGVTLPTALARLGLIDEYEFLVHPVLAGHGPTLLSGLGERVRLELVDRREFRSGVTAALYRPAPARL; encoded by the coding sequence ATGAGGACGCTCAGGTACTCGATCAACGTCACGCTCGACGGCTGCTGCCACCACGAGGCCGGGCTCCCGCCGGACGAGGAGTCGATGAACTTCTGGACCGACGAGATGGCGCACGCGGACGCGCTGATCTTCGGCCGCACCACGTACGAGATGATGCGGTCCGCATGGCGTCGGCCGGCCGACGGGGTCTGGCCGGAGTGGATGGATGCCGCGGCGGTCGCCTTCGCGGAGGCGATCGACGACGCCCGCAAGCACGTGGTGTCGAGCACGCTGCACGAGGTCGACTGGAACGCAGGGCTGCTCGGCGGTGACCTCCGCGAGAGCGTGCAGCGGCTCAAGGATCAGCCGGGCGGGCGACTCTGGGTCGGCGGCGTGACCCTTCCCACCGCGCTGGCCCGCCTCGGGCTGATCGACGAGTACGAATTCCTCGTGCACCCGGTGCTCGCCGGACACGGTCCGACGCTTCTCTCCGGTCTCGGCGAGCGCGTGCGGCTCGAGCTCGTGGACAGACGGGAGTTCCGCTCGGGCGTGACGGCCGCGCTGTACCGCCCCGCGCCGGCCAGGCTCTGA